A single Pseudomonas sp. MM223 DNA region contains:
- the nrtD_1 gene encoding Nitrate import ATP-binding protein NrtD (*Name nrtD_1), which produces MTAPLPGHTASNLSRVATPPLLKVDNLSLEYRTAQRVVRATHQVSFEVDRADRFVLLGPSGCGKSTLLKAVAGFIQPQEGQILLQGQAVRGPGPDRIVVFQEFDQLPPWKTVKQNVMFPLLVSGQLKRAEAEERALHYLEKVGLATFADAYPHTLSGGMKARVAIARALATQPKILLMDEPFAALDALTRRKMQEELLLLWEEVRFTLLFVTHSIEEALVVGNRILLLSPHPGRVRAEVHSHQYDLGSLGGSDFQASARRIHRLLFDEADTPEQPDDLGFNDIRIAY; this is translated from the coding sequence ATGACCGCCCCATTGCCAGGCCACACGGCCAGCAACTTGAGCCGTGTCGCAACGCCGCCTTTGCTCAAGGTGGATAACCTCAGCCTCGAATACCGCACCGCGCAACGCGTGGTGCGGGCCACTCACCAGGTCAGCTTCGAAGTCGACCGTGCCGACCGCTTTGTGCTGCTCGGCCCCTCAGGCTGCGGCAAGTCCACCTTGCTCAAAGCCGTCGCCGGTTTCATCCAGCCGCAGGAAGGGCAGATTCTGCTGCAAGGCCAGGCGGTCCGTGGCCCAGGCCCCGACCGCATCGTGGTGTTCCAGGAGTTCGACCAGTTGCCGCCGTGGAAAACGGTAAAGCAGAACGTCATGTTCCCGCTGCTGGTGTCGGGCCAGCTCAAGCGCGCCGAAGCCGAAGAGCGGGCGCTGCATTACCTGGAGAAGGTCGGCCTGGCCACCTTCGCCGATGCCTATCCGCACACTTTGTCGGGCGGCATGAAGGCTCGCGTGGCGATTGCCCGGGCCTTGGCCACACAGCCAAAGATCCTGTTGATGGATGAGCCGTTCGCCGCCCTTGATGCACTGACCCGGCGCAAGATGCAGGAAGAGCTGTTGCTGCTGTGGGAGGAAGTACGGTTCACCCTGCTGTTCGTGACCCACTCCATCGAGGAAGCACTGGTAGTCGGCAACCGCATCCTGCTGTTATCGCCCCACCCGGGGCGGGTACGGGCCGAAGTGCACAGCCACCAGTACGACCTGGGCAGCCTGGGTGGCAGCGACTTCCAGGCCAGTGCTCGCCGTATCCACCGTCTGTTGTTTGACGAGGCGGACACCCCGGAGCAGCCAGACGACCTTGGCTTCAACGATATTCGCATCGCCTACTGA
- the tauD_1 gene encoding Alpha-ketoglutarate-dependent taurine dioxygenase (*Name tauD_1) gives MSAASNALSTIDSAQPQFFEIHPFSGAVGAEIIGLDLAKPVSAEDFARIHRAHLDHHVLVFRDQRISPEQQIAFSRRFGELQIHVLKQFLLTGHPEILIVSNVIENGQNIGLGDAGKFWHSDLSYKALPSLGSMLHAQELPCEGGDTLFADMHKAWDAVPDALRKVVEGRSAAHSYTARYAETKFEGNWRPNLTAEQLAQVQEVIHPVVRTHPENGRKALFVSEGFTTRIVGLPDDESHDVLQQLYALSVLEQNIYRHQWQPHDLVFWDNRSLIHLAAGCPAHLRRKLYRTTIQGDAPF, from the coding sequence ATGTCAGCCGCCTCGAACGCCTTGTCGACCATCGACAGCGCCCAGCCGCAATTCTTCGAAATCCACCCGTTCTCCGGTGCCGTAGGCGCCGAGATCATCGGCCTGGACCTGGCCAAACCAGTCAGCGCCGAGGATTTCGCCCGTATCCATCGCGCCCACCTCGACCACCATGTGCTGGTGTTCCGTGACCAGCGCATCAGCCCGGAACAGCAGATTGCCTTCAGCCGCCGCTTTGGCGAGTTGCAGATCCATGTGCTCAAGCAGTTCCTGCTCACAGGCCACCCCGAGATCCTGATCGTTTCCAACGTCATCGAGAACGGCCAGAACATCGGCCTGGGTGATGCTGGCAAGTTCTGGCATTCCGATCTGTCGTACAAAGCGCTGCCTAGCCTGGGTTCCATGCTGCATGCCCAGGAGCTGCCCTGCGAGGGCGGCGACACGCTGTTTGCCGACATGCACAAAGCCTGGGACGCCGTACCCGACGCCCTGCGCAAAGTGGTCGAGGGCCGCAGTGCTGCCCACTCCTACACCGCCCGTTACGCCGAAACCAAATTTGAAGGCAACTGGCGCCCGAACCTGACCGCCGAGCAATTGGCACAGGTACAGGAAGTTATCCACCCGGTGGTCCGCACCCACCCGGAAAACGGCCGAAAGGCGCTGTTTGTCAGTGAGGGCTTCACCACCCGCATTGTCGGCCTGCCAGACGATGAAAGCCACGACGTGCTGCAACAGCTGTATGCCCTGAGCGTGCTGGAACAGAACATCTACCGCCATCAATGGCAGCCCCACGACCTGGTGTTCTGGGACAACCGCTCGTTGATTCACCTGGCTGCCGGCTGCCCCGCACACCTGCGACGCAAGCTGTACCGCACCACCATCCAGGGCGATGCCCCGTTCTGA
- a CDS encoding Glutathione S-transferase has product MLKLYGFSVSNYYNMVKLALLEKGLPFEEVTFYGGQAPQALEVSPRGKVPALQTEHGYLSETSVILDYIEQTQGGKALLPADPFGQAKVRELLKEIELYIELPARTCYAEAFFGMSVEPLVKEKARADLLAGFATLKRNGRFAPYVAGEQLTLADLMFCFSVDLAYAVGKKVLNIDFLADFPQAKALLQLMGENPHMAKVVADKEAAMPAFMEMIRSGKR; this is encoded by the coding sequence ATGCTCAAGCTCTACGGATTCTCGGTCAGCAACTACTACAACATGGTCAAGCTGGCCCTGCTGGAAAAAGGCCTGCCATTCGAGGAAGTCACCTTCTATGGCGGCCAGGCGCCACAGGCGCTGGAAGTGAGCCCGCGGGGCAAGGTGCCGGCGCTGCAGACCGAACATGGCTACCTCAGCGAAACCAGTGTAATCCTCGACTACATCGAACAGACCCAGGGCGGCAAGGCACTGCTGCCGGCCGACCCGTTCGGGCAGGCCAAGGTGCGCGAGCTGCTCAAGGAAATCGAGCTGTACATCGAGCTACCGGCGCGTACTTGCTACGCCGAGGCGTTCTTTGGCATGTCGGTTGAGCCGTTGGTCAAAGAGAAAGCGCGCGCCGACCTGCTGGCCGGCTTTGCCACCCTCAAGCGTAACGGGCGTTTCGCGCCTTATGTGGCGGGGGAGCAGCTGACGCTGGCAGACCTGATGTTCTGCTTCTCGGTCGACCTGGCTTATGCCGTGGGCAAGAAAGTGCTCAACATCGACTTCCTTGCGGACTTCCCGCAGGCCAAGGCGTTGCTGCAGCTGATGGGCGAGAACCCGCACATGGCAAAGGTTGTGGCGGACAAGGAGGCGGCGATGCCGGCCTTCATGGAGATGATTCGCAGCGGTAAACGCTAA
- the lytR gene encoding Sensory transduction protein LytR (*Name lytR), which translates to MNVLIVDDEPQGRERLSRLLGELEGYTVLEPSATNGEEALALIESLKPDVVLLDIGMPGLDGLQVAARLCEREAPPAVVFCTGDDEYGAEAFKDSTLSHVTKPFQAQALRDALRKAEKPNRAQLAALTRPANEGGGPRSHISARTRKGIELIPLPQVIYFIADHKYVTLRHEAGEVLLDEPLKALEDEFGERFVRIHRNALVARERIERLQRTPLGHFQLYLKGLDGDALTVSRRHVAGVRKMMQTL; encoded by the coding sequence ATGAATGTCCTGATCGTTGATGACGAACCCCAAGGCCGTGAACGCCTCAGCCGGCTGCTCGGCGAACTGGAGGGTTACACCGTGCTGGAGCCTAGCGCCACCAACGGCGAGGAGGCCCTTGCGCTGATCGAAAGCCTCAAGCCCGATGTGGTCCTGCTGGACATCGGCATGCCAGGCCTGGACGGCCTGCAGGTAGCTGCTCGCCTGTGCGAACGCGAGGCGCCGCCGGCGGTGGTGTTTTGCACCGGGGATGATGAATACGGTGCCGAGGCATTCAAGGACAGTACCCTCAGCCATGTGACCAAGCCCTTCCAGGCCCAGGCGCTGCGCGATGCCTTGCGCAAAGCCGAAAAACCCAACCGCGCCCAGTTGGCGGCGCTCACCCGGCCGGCCAATGAAGGGGGCGGCCCACGTAGCCACATCAGTGCCCGCACCCGCAAAGGTATTGAGTTGATCCCATTACCCCAGGTGATCTATTTCATTGCCGACCACAAGTACGTGACCTTGCGCCACGAGGCCGGGGAAGTGTTGCTCGACGAGCCACTCAAAGCCCTGGAAGACGAATTTGGCGAACGCTTCGTGCGTATCCACCGCAATGCGCTGGTCGCCCGCGAGCGTATCGAACGCCTGCAGCGCACCCCGCTGGGGCATTTTCAGCTGTACCTGAAAGGCCTGGACGGTGATGCCCTCACCGTCAGCCGCCGGCATGTGGCCGGTGTGCGCAAGATGATGCAGACCCTCTAA
- the hemC gene encoding Porphobilinogen deaminase (*Name hemC), which produces MSTREIRIATRKSALALWQAEYVKARLEQAHPGLLVTLVPMVSRGDKLLDAPLAKIGGKGLFVKELETALLDNEADIAVHSMKDVPMDFPEGLGLFCICEREDPRDAFVSNTFDSLEALPAGSIVGTSSLRRQAQLLARRPDLQIRFLRGNVNTRLAKLDAGEYDAIILAAAGLIRLGFEDRITATISVDDSLPAGGQGAVGIECRSADIEIHALLAPLHHADTADRVVAERALNKHLNGGCQVPIACYAVLEGDQLWLRGLVGQPSGGTLLVAEARAPRTAAETLGVQVAEDLLGQGAEAILKEVYGEAGHP; this is translated from the coding sequence ATGTCCACTCGCGAAATCCGCATTGCCACCCGTAAAAGTGCCTTGGCCCTGTGGCAGGCCGAATACGTAAAAGCCCGCCTCGAGCAGGCCCACCCCGGTCTGCTGGTGACCCTGGTGCCCATGGTCAGCCGTGGTGACAAGCTGCTCGACGCGCCGCTGGCAAAAATCGGCGGCAAGGGCCTGTTCGTCAAGGAACTGGAAACCGCCCTGCTGGACAACGAAGCCGACATCGCCGTGCATTCGATGAAGGACGTGCCCATGGACTTCCCAGAAGGCCTGGGCCTGTTCTGCATCTGCGAGCGTGAAGACCCGCGTGATGCCTTCGTTTCCAATACCTTTGACAGCCTTGAGGCGCTGCCTGCCGGCAGCATCGTCGGTACCTCCAGCCTGCGCCGCCAGGCCCAGTTGCTGGCGCGCCGCCCAGACCTGCAAATCCGCTTCCTGCGTGGCAACGTCAACACGCGCCTGGCCAAGCTCGATGCCGGCGAATACGACGCCATCATCCTCGCCGCCGCCGGCCTGATCCGCCTGGGCTTCGAAGACCGCATCACCGCCACTATCAGCGTCGATGACAGCCTGCCGGCTGGCGGCCAGGGCGCCGTGGGCATCGAGTGCCGCAGTGCCGACATCGAGATCCATGCACTGCTGGCGCCGCTGCACCATGCCGACACCGCCGACCGGGTGGTGGCCGAACGCGCCCTGAACAAACACCTGAATGGCGGCTGCCAAGTGCCGATCGCCTGCTACGCGGTGCTCGAAGGCGATCAGCTGTGGCTGCGTGGCCTGGTCGGCCAGCCGAGTGGCGGCACCCTGCTGGTGGCCGAAGCCCGTGCCCCTCGTACTGCGGCCGAGACCTTGGGCGTACAGGTGGCCGAAGACCTGCTGGGCCAGGGCGCCGAGGCCATCCTCAAGGAAGTCTACGGCGAGGCCGGCCACCCGTGA
- the aaeA_1 gene encoding p-hydroxybenzoic acid efflux pump subunit AaeA (*Name aaeA_1) — protein MKKPLLTLGRVVLTLLVVTFAAVLVWQMVVYYMFAPWTRDGHIRADVIQIAPDVSGLIQKVEVRDNQTVNRGDVLFTIDQDRFTLALRQAKATLGERQETLAQASREAQRNRKLGNLVAAEQLEESQSREARARSAVSEAQVAVDTAQLNLDRSVVRSPVDGYLNDRAPRNHEFVTAGRPVLSVVDSASYHVDGYFEETKLGGIHIGDAVDIRVMGDNTRLRGHVQSFAAGIEDRDRSSGANLLPNVNPAFSWVRLAQRIPVRIAFDEVPQDFRMIAGRTATVSIIEGQRP, from the coding sequence ATGAAAAAACCTTTGCTGACCTTGGGCCGTGTGGTCCTGACCTTGCTGGTAGTGACCTTCGCCGCCGTGCTCGTGTGGCAGATGGTGGTGTACTACATGTTTGCCCCCTGGACCCGCGACGGCCACATCCGCGCCGACGTGATCCAGATCGCCCCCGATGTGTCGGGGTTGATCCAGAAGGTCGAGGTGCGCGACAACCAGACCGTCAACCGCGGCGACGTGCTGTTCACCATCGACCAGGACCGCTTCACCCTGGCCTTGCGCCAGGCCAAGGCGACGCTGGGCGAGCGCCAGGAAACCTTGGCACAGGCCTCCCGCGAGGCGCAGCGCAACCGCAAGCTGGGCAACCTGGTGGCTGCCGAGCAGCTGGAAGAAAGCCAGTCTCGCGAGGCCCGCGCCCGCTCGGCTGTCAGTGAGGCCCAGGTGGCGGTCGACACTGCCCAGCTCAACCTTGACCGTTCGGTGGTGCGCAGCCCTGTGGATGGTTATCTCAACGATCGCGCCCCGCGTAACCACGAATTCGTCACCGCCGGCCGCCCGGTGCTGTCGGTGGTCGACAGTGCCTCGTACCACGTCGATGGTTATTTCGAGGAAACCAAGCTTGGCGGCATTCACATTGGCGACGCCGTGGACATTCGCGTGATGGGCGACAACACCCGCCTGCGTGGCCATGTGCAGAGCTTTGCCGCCGGCATTGAAGACCGCGACCGCAGCAGTGGCGCCAACCTGTTGCCCAACGTCAACCCGGCGTTCAGCTGGGTGCGCCTGGCCCAGCGTATTCCGGTGCGCATCGCCTTCGATGAAGTGCCGCAGGACTTCCGCATGATTGCCGGGCGCACCGCCACGGTGTCGATCATCGAGGGCCAGCGCCCATGA
- the aaeB_1 gene encoding p-hydroxybenzoic acid efflux pump subunit AaeB (*Name aaeB_1) encodes MNGFFSSVPPARDWFYGARTFAASMIALYIALLMQLPRPYWAMATVYIVSSPFVGPTSSKALYRAVGTLLGAGGAIFLVPPLVQSPLLLSVAIALWTGTLLFLSLNLRTANNYVLMLAGYTLPMIALAVVDNPLAVFDVASSRAQEICLGIVCAAVVGAIFWPRRLAPVVVGATGNWFTEAIRYSDTYLAREASADKVGGMRGSMVATFNSLELMIGQLGHEGAGPHTLKNARELRGRMIHLLPVIDALDDALVALEGRAPAQFAQLQPVLEAAREWLKSTADSASVPRWTALHEQIDRLQPGAAALDQRAELLLSNALYRLTEWADLWQDCCTLQHALRTDDAKPWRAVYRHWRLGRLTAFFDRGLMLYSVASTVLAIVVACGLWIGLGWNDGASAVILAAVSCSFFAAMDDPAPQIYRFFFWTLMSVIFSSLYLFLVLPNLHDFPMLVLAFAVPFICIGTLTVQPRFYLGTLLTIVNTSTFISIQGAYDADFFTFLNANLAGPVGLLFAFIWTLVMRPFGVELAAKRMTRFAWRDIVEMTEPATLAEHRQVGVQMLDRLMQHLPRLSQTGQDSGVALRDLRVGLNLLDLLAYMPRAGQQARERLNTVVEEVGAHYAACLRAGERLHAPAALLRNMERARLALNLDELYERGDARTHLLHALSGLRLALLPGVEVMLEPAEQPQLPPGLDGAPL; translated from the coding sequence ATGAACGGCTTCTTCAGTTCGGTACCTCCGGCCCGCGACTGGTTCTACGGCGCGCGTACCTTCGCCGCCTCCATGATCGCCTTGTACATCGCGTTGCTCATGCAGCTGCCGCGCCCCTACTGGGCCATGGCCACGGTGTACATCGTCTCCAGCCCGTTCGTCGGCCCAACCAGTTCCAAGGCGCTGTACCGCGCAGTGGGCACGCTGCTGGGTGCCGGTGGCGCTATTTTCCTGGTGCCGCCGCTGGTGCAGTCGCCGTTACTGCTGAGCGTTGCCATTGCCCTGTGGACAGGCACTTTGCTGTTCCTTTCGCTGAACCTGCGCACGGCCAACAACTATGTGCTGATGCTGGCCGGCTACACCTTGCCGATGATCGCCCTGGCAGTGGTCGACAACCCGCTGGCGGTGTTCGACGTGGCGTCTTCCCGAGCCCAGGAAATTTGCCTGGGGATCGTTTGCGCGGCAGTGGTCGGTGCCATTTTCTGGCCGCGCCGGCTGGCCCCTGTGGTGGTCGGCGCCACCGGTAACTGGTTCACCGAGGCTATCCGCTACAGCGACACCTACCTGGCCCGCGAAGCCAGCGCCGACAAGGTCGGCGGCATGCGCGGGTCGATGGTCGCCACCTTCAACTCGCTGGAGCTGATGATCGGCCAGTTAGGCCACGAAGGCGCCGGCCCACATACCCTGAAAAATGCCCGCGAGCTGCGCGGGCGCATGATTCACCTGTTGCCCGTCATCGATGCGCTCGATGACGCCCTGGTGGCCCTGGAAGGCCGCGCCCCGGCCCAGTTCGCCCAGCTTCAACCCGTGCTTGAAGCCGCGCGGGAATGGCTAAAAAGCACTGCCGACAGCGCTTCGGTACCGCGCTGGACCGCGCTGCACGAGCAGATTGACCGCCTGCAGCCCGGTGCCGCGGCCCTCGACCAGCGCGCCGAATTGCTGTTGTCCAACGCCCTGTACCGCCTGACCGAATGGGCCGACTTGTGGCAGGACTGCTGCACCCTGCAGCACGCCTTGCGTACCGACGATGCCAAGCCTTGGCGCGCGGTGTACCGCCATTGGCGCCTGGGCCGCCTGACGGCGTTCTTCGACCGTGGCCTGATGCTGTACTCGGTGGCCTCCACCGTATTGGCGATTGTGGTCGCCTGCGGCCTGTGGATCGGCCTGGGCTGGAACGACGGCGCCAGCGCAGTAATCCTTGCCGCCGTGTCGTGCAGCTTCTTCGCTGCCATGGACGACCCGGCGCCGCAGATCTACCGGTTCTTCTTCTGGACGCTGATGTCGGTCATCTTCTCCAGCCTGTACCTGTTCCTGGTGCTGCCCAACCTGCACGACTTCCCGATGCTGGTGCTGGCGTTTGCCGTGCCGTTCATCTGTATCGGTACCCTGACCGTGCAGCCGCGCTTCTACCTGGGCACCTTGCTGACCATCGTCAACACCTCTACTTTCATCAGTATCCAAGGTGCCTACGACGCCGACTTCTTCACCTTCCTCAACGCCAACCTGGCCGGCCCCGTAGGCCTGTTGTTCGCGTTTATCTGGACCCTGGTGATGCGCCCGTTCGGCGTAGAGCTGGCGGCCAAGCGCATGACCCGCTTCGCCTGGCGCGACATCGTCGAAATGACCGAGCCGGCGACCCTGGCCGAACACCGTCAGGTTGGCGTGCAGATGCTCGACCGCCTGATGCAGCACCTGCCGCGCCTGTCGCAAACCGGCCAGGACAGCGGCGTGGCACTGCGTGACCTGCGTGTGGGGTTGAACCTGCTCGACCTGCTGGCCTATATGCCGCGCGCCGGCCAGCAGGCTCGCGAGCGCCTGAACACGGTGGTAGAGGAAGTGGGCGCGCACTACGCCGCCTGCCTGCGTGCCGGTGAGCGGCTGCATGCCCCGGCCGCGCTGCTGCGTAACATGGAGCGTGCACGCCTGGCGCTGAACCTGGATGAGTTGTACGAGCGCGGCGATGCCCGCACCCACCTGCTGCATGCCCTGAGCGGCCTGCGGCTGGCGCTGTTGCCGGGCGTGGAAGTGATGCTCGAACCCGCCGAACAACCGCAACTGCCCCCTGGCCTCGACGGAGCGCCCCTGTGA
- the oprM_1 gene encoding Outer membrane protein OprM (*Name oprM_1): MKQLILAGLCLSLGACMMVGPDYEVPKDAAVQRSDLNGPLRQDADSVVSAPVPEDWWQLYQDQRLNELVRQALSANTELRVAAANIAKARAQVEVAESQGGFNGGVKLGAQRLQESGEAFLLPEKVPVANIGEAIISASYQFDLWGTFKRGTEAAKANADAVQAAADTARITLVADVVKAYTQVCSANEEYHIARESLDLQEQSVTLNQRLRDAGRGDETQVTRSQTQFKSLRAELPRFKAERETGMYTLAALLAKPVDQLPAGTADCAELPHLNQLVPVGDGAALLKRRPDVRQAERQLAAATAYIGVATGALYPDISIGAQVGTIGILENLGEPATNRWGFGPQVSWSIPTNGTRARIRMAEASTQAALANFDGVVLNAIRETQTRLAQYSALLDRRDALAEAEKSAKEAADQTHRYYQAGRESFLADLQATRTYTDMRAQLAAANSQVAMGQIGVFLALGGGWKDTAKP, translated from the coding sequence ATGAAACAGCTGATCCTGGCTGGCCTGTGCCTGTCGTTGGGGGCCTGCATGATGGTCGGGCCCGACTATGAGGTGCCGAAGGACGCAGCGGTGCAACGCAGCGACCTGAATGGCCCGCTGCGCCAGGATGCCGACAGCGTGGTGTCGGCACCGGTGCCCGAGGACTGGTGGCAGCTGTATCAGGATCAGCGGCTGAACGAACTGGTGCGCCAGGCCCTGAGTGCCAACACCGAACTGCGCGTGGCCGCCGCCAACATCGCCAAGGCCCGTGCCCAGGTGGAAGTGGCCGAATCGCAAGGTGGCTTCAATGGTGGCGTCAAACTTGGCGCCCAGCGCTTGCAGGAGTCGGGCGAAGCCTTCCTGCTGCCGGAAAAAGTGCCGGTAGCCAACATCGGCGAGGCCATCATCAGTGCCTCGTACCAGTTCGACCTGTGGGGCACCTTCAAGCGCGGCACCGAGGCTGCCAAAGCCAATGCCGACGCGGTGCAGGCCGCTGCCGATACTGCCCGTATCACCTTGGTGGCGGACGTCGTCAAAGCCTATACCCAGGTGTGTTCGGCCAACGAGGAGTACCACATCGCCCGGGAGTCGCTCGACCTGCAGGAGCAGAGCGTGACGCTCAACCAGCGCCTGCGCGATGCCGGTCGTGGTGATGAAACCCAGGTCACCCGGTCACAGACCCAGTTCAAGTCCCTGCGTGCCGAACTGCCACGCTTCAAGGCCGAGCGTGAAACCGGCATGTACACCCTGGCGGCGTTGCTCGCCAAGCCAGTGGACCAGTTGCCTGCGGGTACTGCCGATTGTGCCGAGTTGCCGCACCTGAATCAGCTGGTGCCGGTGGGTGATGGCGCTGCCCTGCTCAAGCGCCGCCCCGACGTGCGCCAGGCTGAACGCCAGCTGGCTGCAGCTACTGCGTACATCGGCGTTGCCACCGGCGCGCTGTACCCGGACATCAGCATTGGTGCCCAGGTTGGCACCATCGGTATTCTCGAAAACCTCGGCGAGCCGGCGACCAACCGTTGGGGCTTCGGCCCGCAGGTTAGCTGGAGCATCCCCACCAACGGCACCCGTGCGCGCATTCGCATGGCTGAAGCCTCTACCCAGGCGGCGTTGGCGAACTTCGATGGCGTGGTGCTGAACGCCATTCGCGAAACCCAGACCCGCCTGGCGCAGTACAGCGCCTTGCTGGACCGGCGCGATGCGCTGGCCGAGGCGGAGAAATCGGCCAAGGAAGCGGCGGACCAGACGCACCGGTATTACCAGGCAGGGCGTGAGTCGTTCCTGGCGGACTTGCAGGCCACGCGCACCTATACCGACATGCGTGCGCAACTGGCGGCGGCCAATAGTCAGGTAGCCATGGGCCAGATTGGGGTATTCCTGGCATTGGGCGGAGGCTGGAAGGACACCGCCAAGCCTTGA
- the argH_2 gene encoding Argininosuccinate lyase (*Name argH_2) produces the protein MSTDKTNQSWGGRFSEPVDAFVARFTASVDFDKRLYRHDIMGSIAHATMLAQVGVLSDAERDTIIDGLKTIQGEIEAGNFDWRVDLEDVHMNIEARLTDRIGITGKKLHTGRSRNDQVATDIRLWLRDEIDLILAEITRLQQGLLEQAEREAETIMPGFTHLQTAQPVTFGHHLLAWFEMLSRDYERLVDCRKRTNRMPLGSAALAGTTYPIDRELTCKLLGFEAVAGNSLDGVSDRDFAIEFCAAASVAMMHLSRFSEELVLWTSAQFQFIDLPDRFCTGSRSCRRKRTRTCQSWYVARAAACSAPSPAC, from the coding sequence ATGAGCACCGACAAGACCAATCAGTCCTGGGGCGGCCGCTTCAGTGAGCCCGTCGACGCCTTCGTCGCCCGTTTCACCGCCTCGGTCGACTTCGACAAGCGCCTGTACCGCCACGACATCATGGGTTCGATCGCCCATGCCACCATGCTGGCGCAGGTCGGCGTGCTCAGCGATGCCGAGCGCGACACCATCATCGATGGCCTGAAGACCATTCAGGGCGAAATCGAAGCCGGCAACTTCGACTGGCGCGTCGACCTCGAAGACGTGCACATGAACATCGAGGCACGCCTGACCGACCGCATCGGCATCACCGGCAAGAAGCTGCACACCGGCCGTAGCCGCAACGACCAGGTGGCCACCGATATCCGCCTGTGGCTGCGCGACGAAATCGACCTGATCCTGGCCGAAATCACCCGCCTGCAGCAGGGCCTGCTGGAGCAGGCCGAGCGTGAAGCCGAAACCATCATGCCCGGCTTCACCCACCTGCAAACGGCCCAGCCGGTCACCTTCGGCCACCACCTGCTGGCCTGGTTCGAAATGCTTAGCCGCGACTACGAGCGCCTGGTCGACTGCCGCAAGCGCACCAACCGCATGCCCCTGGGCAGCGCCGCGCTGGCGGGCACCACCTACCCGATCGACCGCGAGCTCACCTGCAAGCTGCTGGGCTTCGAAGCCGTGGCCGGCAACTCGCTGGACGGCGTGTCGGACCGTGACTTCGCCATCGAATTCTGCGCCGCTGCCAGTGTGGCGATGATGCACCTGTCGCGCTTCTCGGAAGAGCTGGTGCTGTGGACCAGCGCGCAGTTCCAGTTCATCGACCTGCCGGACCGCTTCTGCACCGGCAGCCGATCATGCCGCAGAAAAAGAACCCGGACGTGCCAGAGCTGGTACGTGGCAAGAGCGGCCGCGTGTTCGGCGCCCTCACCGGCCTGCTGA
- the slyA_1 gene encoding Transcriptional regulator SlyA (*Name slyA_1) has translation MSLDLLRLQVSSGMVVAARHWRRICHTALTGYGISEACAAPLLMIVRLGDGVHQVAVAQAAGLESPSLVRLLDQLCKAGLVCRSEDPLDRRAKALSLTAEGRALAEAIEAELVRLRRDVLNGIDQADLEATLRVLRAFEAAGLGSTGGVA, from the coding sequence ATGTCCCTTGATCTCCTGCGTCTGCAAGTCAGCAGTGGCATGGTGGTTGCCGCCCGTCATTGGCGGCGCATCTGCCATACCGCCCTGACCGGTTACGGCATTTCCGAGGCCTGCGCTGCGCCGTTGCTGATGATCGTGCGCCTGGGCGACGGTGTACACCAGGTGGCCGTGGCCCAGGCTGCCGGCCTGGAAAGCCCATCGCTGGTACGCCTGCTCGACCAACTGTGCAAGGCCGGCCTGGTGTGCCGCAGCGAGGACCCACTGGACCGCCGCGCCAAGGCCCTGAGCCTGACCGCCGAAGGCCGCGCCCTCGCCGAGGCCATCGAAGCCGAGCTGGTGCGCCTGCGCCGCGATGTGCTCAACGGTATCGACCAGGCCGACCTGGAAGCCACCTTGCGCGTGCTGCGCGCCTTCGAAGCCGCCGGCCTGGGCAGTACGGGCGGGGTGGCATGA
- the argH_1 gene encoding Argininosuccinate lyase (*Name argH_1), with protein sequence MPELVRGKSGRVFGALTGLLTLMKGQPLAYNKDNQEDKEPLFDAADTLRDSLRAFADMIPAIKPKHAIMREAALRGFSTATDLADYLVRRGLPFRDCHEIVGHAVKYGVDTGKDLAEMSLDELRQFSDQIEQDVFAVLTLEGSVNARDHIGGTAPAQVRAAVVRGKALLASR encoded by the coding sequence GTGCCAGAGCTGGTACGTGGCAAGAGCGGCCGCGTGTTCGGCGCCCTCACCGGCCTGCTGACCCTGATGAAAGGCCAACCGCTGGCCTACAACAAGGACAACCAGGAAGACAAAGAGCCGCTGTTCGACGCTGCCGACACCCTGCGCGACTCGCTGCGTGCCTTTGCCGACATGATCCCGGCCATCAAGCCAAAGCACGCCATCATGCGTGAAGCGGCCCTGCGCGGCTTCTCTACCGCCACCGACCTGGCCGACTACCTGGTACGCCGTGGCCTGCCGTTCCGTGACTGCCACGAAATCGTTGGCCACGCAGTGAAGTATGGCGTGGACACCGGCAAGGACCTGGCTGAGATGAGCCTGGACGAACTGCGCCAGTTCAGCGACCAGATCGAGCAGGACGTGTTTGCCGTGTTGACCCTGGAAGGCTCGGTGAATGCCCGTGACCACATTGGTGGTACGGCGCCGGCGCAAGTGCGTGCTGCCGTCGTTCGCGGCAAGGCCCTGCTGGCTTCGCGCTAA